The following are encoded together in the Bradymonas sediminis genome:
- a CDS encoding ABC transporter permease, which produces MWLLKLIFSRRDRLGPLVWVSLFVLLGVLFVAVFAPWIAPYGLTEIDVTHQLEGPSMAHWLGTDENGVDVLTQIIFGTRVAVLVGVSTVAICSTVGITLGAISGYFGGWVDEVIMRITEILMAFPGILLAILLIFITQRPSLLAVIGALSVSGWAGYARLVRGQVLSERERAYVEASVALGFPTRRILFREIIPNILAPVIVQATFGVAGAILAEAALSFLGLGPQDLPSWGALLDQGATYFLLIPHLAIFPGLAIMITVLSINFVGDGLRDILDPRAMTRAP; this is translated from the coding sequence ATGTGGTTATTAAAACTCATATTTAGCCGCCGAGACCGCCTGGGCCCCCTGGTCTGGGTAAGCCTTTTTGTCCTTTTGGGCGTGCTCTTTGTCGCGGTCTTCGCGCCCTGGATCGCCCCTTATGGGCTCACCGAGATCGACGTCACCCACCAGCTCGAAGGCCCCTCAATGGCCCATTGGCTGGGGACCGACGAGAACGGCGTCGACGTGCTCACCCAGATCATCTTCGGCACGCGCGTGGCGGTGTTGGTCGGCGTCTCAACGGTCGCGATTTGCTCGACCGTCGGCATCACGCTTGGCGCGATCAGCGGGTATTTCGGCGGCTGGGTTGACGAAGTCATCATGCGCATCACCGAAATCCTGATGGCCTTCCCGGGCATTCTGCTGGCGATTCTGCTCATCTTCATCACCCAACGCCCGAGCCTCTTGGCGGTGATCGGCGCGCTGTCGGTCTCCGGCTGGGCGGGCTACGCGCGCCTGGTGCGCGGGCAGGTGCTCAGCGAGCGCGAGCGCGCCTATGTCGAGGCATCGGTCGCCCTCGGGTTCCCCACCCGGCGCATCCTCTTTCGCGAGATCATCCCCAACATCCTCGCCCCGGTCATCGTCCAGGCGACCTTCGGGGTCGCCGGCGCCATCCTCGCCGAGGCCGCGCTGAGTTTCCTCGGCCTGGGCCCCCAAGATCTGCCTAGTTGGGGGGCGCTGCTCGACCAGGGCGCCACCTACTTCTTGCTCATCCCGCACCTGGCCATCTTCCCCGGCCTGGCGATTATGATCACCGTCCTGAGCATCAACTTCGTGGGCGACGGCCTGCGCGATATCCTGGACCCGCGCGCGATGACCCGCGCGCCCTGA